Below is a genomic region from Ketobacter sp. MCCC 1A13808.
CCACGGCGGATCAGAACCAACCGGCGGATCAGGGCGAAAATAAATCCCAGTAGAAATACATCTCCGGCCAGATACACGCCCATGGTCAGCGTAAAGCTTTCCCCCCGGGCTGAGAATGTTTGCCAGGTTAAACCTAGCCAGTAGGCCGTGGTAGCAAATAAGGCGCAGATAAAACCGAGTGGAATTACGATAGAGAATAAGGCAGCGCAAGCCATTTTGAGTCGGTCGCCCAGCGCGACTTTCGGGGAAACCACATCCACCCGGAAACCGTTTTTGATATCGTCCTGACTATACCCCTCACTCAGGATTCTATCCCGACCTGAAACCTGAGCCCCCGGCATTTTCCGCGCGGCCGAATTCCACTGCATAGTCGCGGTCAGATTGTTTGACGCATCCGGCAGCATGAATGTGGTCTCCACAGGTTGGGTGGCAAGGCTCTTAAGTGAGTCCGGTATGAACAATAGATCTTTATTATGCTTCTGTGATTAGCAATATAGCAGAGGACTTTGGATTAGTACGTGAGCATCCATCGGGCATTATGTGAAGAATTGTTGAGCTTTGTAACGGCTCGATTTATAAGGCAATTCTAGACATTCAGGGTGCTATAAACGTCCACTCGATCATAGCGTTCTGATTCGTCCAGATCAGGGTAGGTTCGTATCCTAAATTCCGCTGTTTTTGTTAATTTCGGCCAGCGATCAGATAGGTTTCTAAGGCGGGACTCTGCTACTAACAGGTCCCCACCAGCCTGCAGGTGACAAATTACTGTTTCAAAACCGTCACATTCGTAACAAACGTCAGCAGCCAGCATCAAGCTTTGAGGGCTCGGTACATAATGGCTCTCAGTTCTGATTTGTACACTATTTAATCGAGCGTTGGCGGCACACACCTGCAAGGCATCGCGGTCAATATCCACCGCAACGACTTCTGCAGCCCCGGCCAATGCGGCGGCTATTCCGGCAACCCCGGAACCCGCGCCAAAATCCACAACACGCCGACCTGCCAATACTCGCTTATTATCCAGGAGCCAGCGGGCCAAAGCCTGACCACCACCCCAGCAGTATGCCCAATACGGCGGATTCTCCATCAGTCGCTGATAATCCTCAGCGCCCAAATTGTAAGTCGGATAATCATCAGGCAGTAGGAACAGTTTTAATTCGGGGACCAGAGGCAAAGCGCGGGCAGTCACATCTACCCCGCGCAAAATAGACGGTAACGTGTGTTCATATAATTGCATAAATTATGTGCAGCGCGGGCCCGCACGAAAAGCACACGAGCCGTAATTCATTCGACTGGCAAGGCGATGTTGGCGCAGATCCGAACGCGACTGCCTAACCCTATAACGCTGTTTTCTGGTCAGTCAGATGATGGCAACGGACGCTGGCATCATACAGCTCCTGCAAAACATCCGAACGATTTATTATCCCCACCAATCTACCCTCATCCACCACCGGATAGACCCTTGGCTTTGCGCTACTCAGCAATTCAGCCAACTCTGCTATCGGCATGCCTGGATGCACTGTTAGCACCTCGTGGGTCATAACGTCGCCGGCA
It encodes:
- a CDS encoding class I SAM-dependent methyltransferase yields the protein MQLYEHTLPSILRGVDVTARALPLVPELKLFLLPDDYPTYNLGAEDYQRLMENPPYWAYCWGGGQALARWLLDNKRVLAGRRVVDFGAGSGVAGIAAALAGAAEVVAVDIDRDALQVCAANARLNSVQIRTESHYVPSPQSLMLAADVCYECDGFETVICHLQAGGDLLVAESRLRNLSDRWPKLTKTAEFRIRTYPDLDESERYDRVDVYSTLNV